A DNA window from Enterobacter asburiae contains the following coding sequences:
- the ydcK gene encoding YdcK family protein — protein sequence MNKYRLSDETRLWQWKNGDTTRSVTLRQIIATVDFNDVTVGTKGGWVDDERALAQDGDCWIYDENSVVFAGAVVSGNARLTLPCIVSHDAHISGSCWLDGAEVSHGARISDNVTIQHSCVRGECHLYGDARILHNSVIIAAKGLTPDHDQILQIYDKATVSQSRIVHQAQIYGEAMVNFAFVEHRAEIFDNAILEGNDLNNVWVCDCAKVYGNARVIAGYDDDAIPTVRYSSQIAENAVVEGNCVIKHHVLIGGQAWLRGGPIMLDDKVVIQGRARISGDVLIEHRVEITDDAVIEAFAGESIHLRGEKVINGDQRITRTPLLGAL from the coding sequence ATGAACAAATATCGCCTTAGCGACGAAACCCGCCTCTGGCAATGGAAAAACGGTGACACTACCCGCTCTGTCACGCTGCGGCAGATTATCGCGACAGTGGATTTTAACGACGTGACGGTTGGTACGAAAGGCGGCTGGGTTGACGATGAGCGCGCCCTCGCGCAGGACGGCGACTGTTGGATCTACGACGAAAACAGCGTGGTGTTCGCCGGTGCCGTCGTGTCCGGCAACGCGCGCCTTACCCTGCCGTGCATCGTTAGTCACGATGCGCATATCAGCGGCAGCTGCTGGCTGGACGGCGCGGAGGTCAGCCACGGGGCGCGCATAAGTGACAACGTCACCATTCAGCACTCCTGCGTGCGGGGCGAATGCCATCTCTACGGCGATGCCCGCATTCTGCACAACAGCGTTATCATCGCCGCCAAAGGTCTGACGCCGGACCATGACCAGATCCTGCAAATCTACGATAAGGCGACCGTCAGCCAGTCGCGCATTGTGCATCAGGCGCAAATCTACGGCGAGGCGATGGTGAATTTTGCCTTTGTTGAGCACCGCGCCGAAATATTCGACAACGCTATCCTCGAAGGTAACGACTTAAATAACGTCTGGGTCTGCGACTGCGCAAAGGTCTATGGCAACGCCCGCGTGATTGCCGGTTATGACGACGATGCTATTCCGACGGTGCGCTACAGCTCTCAGATTGCGGAGAATGCCGTGGTGGAAGGAAACTGCGTCATCAAGCACCACGTTCTGATTGGCGGTCAGGCATGGCTGCGCGGCGGGCCGATCATGCTGGACGATAAGGTGGTGATCCAGGGACGCGCGCGGATCAGCGGAGATGTGCTCATTGAGCACCGGGTTGAAATCACAGATGATGCGGTCATTGAAGCCTTTGCCGGGGAGAGCATTCACCTGCGCGGCGAAAAGGTGATTAACGGCGACCAGCGCATCACCCGCACCCCGCTGCTGGGAGCGTTATAG
- the rimL gene encoding 50S ribosomal protein L7/L12-serine acetyltransferase: protein MTAAKSEIIPVSDALELRAVEERYAADLHNLVVQNKTFLQTAFDWAQHVGSEDDTRRNVQSNQMLHQRGYAKMFLIFKSDELVGVLSFNTIEPTNKTGYIGYWLDESHQGQGILSRSLQAFMRYYVERGEIRRFVIKCRVANQHSNSVAVRNGFTLEGCLREAEYLNGRFDDVNIYGKIYAL, encoded by the coding sequence ATGACCGCAGCAAAATCCGAAATTATCCCGGTATCTGACGCTCTCGAGCTTCGCGCCGTCGAAGAGCGCTACGCCGCCGATCTGCATAATCTCGTCGTCCAAAACAAAACCTTTCTGCAAACCGCCTTTGACTGGGCGCAGCACGTGGGCAGCGAGGACGATACCCGCCGCAACGTGCAAAGTAACCAGATGCTGCACCAGCGCGGCTACGCCAAAATGTTTTTGATATTCAAGAGTGATGAACTGGTCGGCGTGCTGTCGTTCAACACGATTGAACCGACCAACAAAACCGGCTATATCGGCTACTGGCTGGATGAAAGCCATCAGGGGCAGGGCATTCTCTCCCGGTCACTGCAGGCGTTTATGCGCTACTACGTCGAACGTGGGGAGATCCGCCGTTTTGTGATCAAGTGTCGGGTGGCGAATCAGCACAGCAACAGCGTTGCCGTACGCAACGGTTTTACGCTGGAAGGGTGCCTGCGGGAAGCGGAATACCTGAACGGTCGCTTTGACGATGTGAATATCTACGGGAAGATCTACGCCCTATAA
- a CDS encoding glucan biosynthesis protein D — protein sequence MNRRRFLKGSLAVAALSGTSGLASLFSKAAYAADSDIADGQSRRFDFSVLQSMAHDLAKTPWGGAPRPLPDTLATMTPQAYNAIRYDEKQSLWNNIEGRQLDVQFFHMGMGFRRRVRMFSLDQSTSMAREIHFRPELFSYGETGVDTKQLEGQSDLGFAGFRAFKAPELARRDIVSFLGASYFRAVDDTYQYGLSARGLAVDTFTDTPEEFPDFTAFWFETVKPGDTTFTVYTLLDSPSITGAYKFVIHCEKSQVIMEVENHLYARKDIKQLGIAPMTSMFSCGNNERRMCDTIHPQIHDSDRLAMWRGNGEWICRPLNNPQKLQFNAYMDKNPKGFGLLQLDRDFSHYQDVMGWYNKRPSLWVEPRNDWGKGAVGLMEIPTTGETLDNVVCFWQPEKAVKAGDELDFKYRLYWSAMPPVRSPLANVFATRTGMGGFPEGWAPGENYPKVWARRFAIDFVGGDLKAAAPKGIEPVITLSSGEAKQVEILYVEPFDGYRILFDWYPTSDSTEPVDMRLFLRCQGDAISETWLYQYFPPAPDKRNYVDDRIMR from the coding sequence ATGAATCGCAGACGTTTTCTAAAAGGCTCGCTGGCAGTGGCAGCCCTGAGCGGCACATCTGGCCTTGCTTCCCTGTTTTCCAAAGCGGCATACGCTGCCGACTCTGACATTGCTGACGGCCAGAGCCGTCGTTTCGACTTCTCCGTACTGCAATCCATGGCGCATGACCTGGCGAAAACCCCGTGGGGTGGCGCGCCGCGTCCGCTGCCGGACACGCTGGCAACCATGACGCCGCAGGCGTACAACGCCATCCGCTACGATGAAAAACAGTCACTGTGGAACAACATTGAAGGGCGTCAGCTGGACGTGCAGTTCTTCCATATGGGGATGGGGTTCCGTCGCCGCGTGCGGATGTTCTCGCTGGACCAGTCAACCTCTATGGCGCGCGAGATCCACTTCCGTCCGGAGCTGTTCAGCTACGGTGAAACGGGTGTGGATACCAAACAGCTGGAAGGGCAAAGCGATCTCGGCTTTGCGGGCTTCCGCGCCTTTAAGGCGCCTGAGCTGGCGCGTCGCGATATTGTCTCTTTCCTGGGCGCGAGCTATTTCCGCGCGGTGGATGACACCTACCAGTACGGCCTTTCCGCGCGCGGTCTGGCGGTAGACACCTTTACCGACACGCCGGAAGAGTTCCCGGACTTTACCGCCTTCTGGTTTGAAACCGTCAAGCCCGGCGACACGACTTTTACCGTCTACACGCTGCTGGACAGCCCGAGCATCACCGGTGCCTATAAATTCGTGATCCACTGCGAGAAGAGCCAGGTGATTATGGAGGTGGAAAACCATCTCTATGCGCGGAAGGACATCAAGCAGCTCGGCATCGCGCCGATGACCAGCATGTTCAGCTGCGGCAATAACGAACGCCGCATGTGTGACACCATTCACCCGCAAATTCATGACTCCGACCGCCTGGCAATGTGGCGCGGCAACGGGGAGTGGATCTGTCGTCCGCTGAACAACCCGCAGAAGCTGCAGTTTAACGCCTATATGGACAAAAACCCGAAAGGGTTCGGCCTGCTGCAGCTCGACCGCGATTTCTCGCACTATCAGGACGTGATGGGCTGGTATAACAAACGCCCGAGCCTGTGGGTTGAACCGCGTAACGACTGGGGTAAAGGCGCGGTTGGCCTGATGGAGATCCCGACCACCGGCGAAACGCTGGATAACGTGGTCTGCTTCTGGCAGCCGGAAAAAGCGGTGAAGGCGGGCGACGAGCTGGACTTTAAATATCGTCTGTACTGGAGCGCCATGCCGCCGGTGCGTTCTCCGCTGGCCAACGTCTTCGCCACCCGTACCGGCATGGGCGGCTTCCCGGAAGGCTGGGCACCGGGCGAAAATTACCCGAAAGTGTGGGCCCGTCGCTTTGCTATCGACTTCGTCGGTGGCGACCTCAAGGCCGCTGCGCCAAAAGGCATCGAGCCGGTGATTACGCTCTCCAGCGGTGAAGCGAAGCAGGTTGAGATCCTCTACGTTGAGCCGTTTGACGGCTATCGAATCCTGTTTGACTGGTACCCAACCTCGGATTCGACGGAGCCGGTGGATATGCGCCTGTTCCTGCGCTGCCAGGGCGATGCCATCAGTGAAACCTGGCTGTACCAGTATTTCCCGCCAGCGCCGGATAAACGTAACTACGTTGACGACCGGATAATGCGTTAA
- a CDS encoding transporter substrate-binding domain-containing protein translates to MKLRALVVGMGLLCTFSSFAATELRYGLEAEYPPFESRNAAGELEGFDVELGNAICKAAALKCSWVETSFDALIPGLVAKKFDAINSAMNITEQRRKSIDFTQPIYRIPSQLVGKAGTAVEATPEGLKGKTIGVLQGSIQETYAKEHWEKQGVTVVSYKDQNMAWGDLLNGRIDASLVMSAAGQAGFLSKPQGKGFGFIGKPVSDDTILGSGIGFGLRKGDEATKKQLDAAIDKVRADGTIAKLADKYFPGIDVSVK, encoded by the coding sequence ATGAAATTACGCGCGTTAGTTGTCGGCATGGGATTGCTGTGTACTTTTTCTTCCTTCGCGGCCACCGAGCTGCGTTACGGTCTGGAAGCGGAATATCCGCCGTTTGAGAGCCGCAATGCGGCGGGCGAACTGGAAGGGTTTGACGTTGAGCTGGGGAATGCCATCTGCAAAGCGGCAGCGCTGAAGTGCAGCTGGGTTGAAACCTCCTTTGATGCGCTGATCCCGGGCCTGGTGGCGAAGAAATTTGACGCCATCAACTCGGCGATGAACATCACCGAGCAGCGCCGCAAGAGCATTGATTTTACCCAACCGATCTACCGTATTCCGTCGCAGCTGGTCGGCAAGGCAGGTACGGCGGTTGAGGCAACCCCAGAAGGGCTGAAGGGGAAAACCATCGGCGTGCTGCAGGGATCCATCCAGGAAACCTATGCCAAAGAGCACTGGGAAAAGCAGGGTGTCACCGTGGTGTCTTATAAAGATCAGAATATGGCCTGGGGCGATCTGCTGAATGGCCGTATCGACGCCTCGCTGGTCATGTCCGCGGCCGGGCAGGCAGGTTTCCTCAGCAAGCCGCAGGGGAAAGGGTTTGGCTTCATCGGCAAACCGGTGTCTGACGACACTATCCTCGGCAGTGGGATCGGTTTTGGGTTGCGTAAGGGTGACGAGGCCACCAAAAAGCAGCTTGATGCCGCGATTGATAAAGTACGTGCCGACGGCACGATCGCTAAACTCGCTGATAAGTACTTCCCGGGTATCGATGTCAGCGTAAAATAA
- a CDS encoding pyridoxal phosphate-dependent aminotransferase, giving the protein MTLRTPVQTRSKLPDVGTTIFTVIGQLSAQHNAINLSQGAPNFSCDPKLIAGVTRAMEAGHNQYASMTGLQPLKERIADKIATLYGTQYDPASEVLVTASASEGLYSAISGLVHPGDEVIYFEPSFDSYAPIVRLQGATPIAIKLTVPDFAVNWDEVRAAITPRTRMIIINTPHNPSGQVFSASDLQQLVALTRNTDIIILSDEVYEHVVFDGEPHHGMATHPQLAERSVIISSFGKTYHVTGWRVGYCVAPAVLMDEICKVHQFLMFSADTPMQHAFAEHMVDPQTWLSLSAFYQRKRDLLHSLLADSPFTLLPSAGSFFMLADYSQFSDERDSELVKRLIVEYGVATIPLSAFYADGTDNKLIRLSFAKDEATLRAGAQALCRVKPR; this is encoded by the coding sequence ATGACTTTACGAACGCCTGTGCAAACGCGATCCAAACTGCCGGATGTGGGAACCACTATTTTTACCGTTATCGGCCAGCTCTCGGCGCAGCATAACGCGATTAACCTTTCTCAGGGCGCACCGAATTTTTCCTGCGACCCGAAGCTGATTGCGGGCGTCACCCGCGCAATGGAGGCGGGGCATAACCAGTACGCGTCGATGACCGGTCTGCAGCCGCTCAAGGAACGTATTGCCGATAAAATTGCCACGCTCTACGGCACGCAGTACGACCCTGCCAGCGAGGTGCTGGTGACCGCCAGCGCCAGCGAAGGGCTCTATTCGGCGATTAGCGGGCTGGTGCACCCTGGCGATGAGGTGATCTACTTTGAGCCGTCCTTTGACAGCTATGCGCCGATTGTCCGTCTTCAGGGGGCAACCCCGATTGCCATCAAGCTCACCGTGCCGGATTTTGCCGTCAACTGGGATGAGGTTCGCGCGGCGATCACCCCGCGCACGCGCATGATCATCATCAATACGCCGCATAACCCGAGCGGTCAGGTCTTCTCCGCCAGTGACCTGCAGCAGCTGGTGGCGCTGACGCGCAATACCGACATCATTATTTTGTCTGACGAAGTGTACGAACACGTCGTTTTTGACGGCGAGCCGCATCACGGGATGGCCACGCACCCGCAGCTGGCGGAGCGCAGCGTGATTATTTCCTCTTTCGGAAAAACCTATCACGTCACCGGGTGGCGCGTGGGTTACTGTGTTGCACCGGCGGTACTGATGGACGAGATTTGTAAAGTGCATCAATTTTTAATGTTTTCTGCCGATACGCCAATGCAGCACGCGTTTGCTGAGCATATGGTCGACCCGCAAACCTGGCTGTCGCTGTCGGCGTTTTACCAGCGCAAGCGCGATCTCCTGCACAGCCTGCTGGCCGATTCGCCGTTTACGCTGCTGCCGAGCGCCGGATCGTTCTTCATGCTGGCGGACTACAGCCAGTTCAGCGACGAGCGCGACAGCGAGCTGGTGAAACGGCTGATCGTTGAGTACGGCGTTGCCACCATTCCGCTGTCGGCGTTTTATGCGGACGGTACGGATAATAAATTGATTCGTCTCTCTTTTGCGAAAGATGAGGCGACGTTACGGGCAGGTGCCCAGGCCCTGTGTCGGGTTAAACCACGCTGA
- a CDS encoding LysR family transcriptional regulator, with product MSRRSLPLNAIDAFLVTARHLNLTHAAAELCLTQGAVSRKIASLEAWFGFPLFERHARGLRLSPQGSALLPELQSAFEQLLSVADQARSQHTVIRLKAPTCAMRWLVPRLLEVEREHPDLQIALTTTTDHNVNFKTESYDAAIVFGTHMSAGDLLFEEALTPVISPVRAGAALGSLTFLHPTRDKTDWSLWLTKQEGPGFAMHKNQHFDTMDLAITAAIQGLGVAIADETLVAEDIHAGRLVRPYETSIKTGASYRLVLRETPGEENGLAAFRACLLNRG from the coding sequence ATGTCACGCCGTTCGCTCCCCCTTAATGCCATCGACGCATTTTTAGTCACCGCGCGTCACCTCAATCTTACCCATGCCGCGGCGGAACTGTGTCTGACGCAGGGGGCCGTGAGCCGTAAGATTGCCTCCCTTGAGGCGTGGTTTGGCTTTCCGCTTTTTGAACGCCACGCGCGCGGGCTGCGCCTCTCACCGCAGGGTAGCGCCCTGCTTCCGGAGCTGCAGTCCGCTTTCGAGCAGCTGCTGTCCGTGGCCGACCAGGCCCGCAGCCAGCACACCGTGATCCGGCTGAAGGCCCCCACCTGCGCCATGCGCTGGCTGGTGCCGCGCCTGCTGGAGGTGGAGCGCGAGCATCCGGATCTGCAGATCGCGCTGACCACCACTACCGATCACAACGTCAATTTCAAAACTGAGTCTTACGACGCGGCCATCGTGTTCGGCACGCACATGAGCGCAGGCGATCTGCTGTTCGAAGAGGCGCTCACCCCGGTGATAAGCCCGGTGCGGGCGGGTGCAGCGCTGGGTTCGCTGACGTTTCTGCACCCGACAAGGGACAAGACAGACTGGTCGCTGTGGCTGACGAAACAGGAAGGTCCGGGCTTTGCCATGCATAAAAATCAACACTTCGATACGATGGATCTCGCCATTACGGCCGCCATTCAGGGGCTCGGCGTCGCCATCGCCGACGAAACGCTGGTGGCAGAAGATATTCACGCTGGAAGGCTGGTACGGCCCTATGAGACAAGCATAAAAACCGGCGCAAGCTACCGGCTGGTGCTGCGCGAAACGCCAGGCGAGGAAAATGGACTGGCGGCGTTTCGCGCCTGTTTGCTTAATCGAGGCTGA
- a CDS encoding carboxylesterase/lipase family protein, whose amino-acid sequence MQNPSAPVVETRQGALSGLTDENVHVWCGIPYAAPPVGEWRWRSPRPPERWDGLREATAFSPSSWQSSEYCQELGGGDPGQFSEDCLYLNVWSPAERAEPLPVMVWLHGGGFTIGAGGLPPYNGKALAMRGAVVVTINYRLGHLGFFAHPALEGEEGRVVHNFALLDQIAALEWVRDNIAGFGGDPANVTLFGESAGARSVLSLLASPLAAGLFHKAIVQSGYTLPDTPREQALQKGEALAAHFGLENATAGQLRAIPPEAFWPLTAPLNVAPAPIAGDCVLPEAMLDVFFAARQHPVPVMIGSNSDEASVMAVFGIDLAGQIQKLRRERRFGLGLIKLLYPGVKGDEELGRQVCRDMAFTTMGYVVMQAQQRVGGLCWRYWFDYVAEAEHATYINGAWHGNEVPYVFDTLGQVEPSRQYVNERDLQFAAQVADYWVSFARDAGRRDILPGPTHWPACRKGRDVLLRIGVNKHAAFRLENRFMRARMSLFKRVMKHHVSLD is encoded by the coding sequence ATGCAAAATCCTTCCGCCCCTGTGGTTGAAACGCGCCAGGGCGCACTGTCTGGTTTAACCGATGAAAACGTCCACGTCTGGTGCGGTATTCCCTACGCCGCGCCGCCCGTGGGGGAGTGGCGCTGGCGCTCGCCCCGGCCGCCTGAACGCTGGGATGGGCTGCGCGAGGCCACGGCATTCTCGCCCTCAAGCTGGCAAAGCAGCGAGTATTGTCAGGAGCTCGGCGGCGGCGATCCGGGCCAGTTTTCCGAAGATTGCCTCTACCTTAACGTCTGGTCTCCCGCAGAGCGGGCCGAGCCGCTTCCGGTTATGGTCTGGCTGCACGGAGGCGGGTTTACGATTGGTGCCGGAGGCCTGCCGCCGTATAACGGCAAAGCGCTGGCCATGCGTGGCGCGGTTGTGGTCACGATCAACTACCGTCTCGGCCATCTTGGCTTTTTCGCCCATCCCGCGCTGGAAGGCGAGGAAGGGCGCGTAGTGCATAATTTTGCCCTGCTGGATCAGATCGCCGCGCTCGAATGGGTGCGGGATAACATCGCCGGGTTTGGCGGCGATCCCGCCAATGTGACCCTGTTTGGCGAATCCGCTGGCGCGCGCAGCGTGCTCTCGCTGCTGGCCTCTCCGCTGGCAGCAGGATTATTCCACAAGGCGATTGTGCAAAGCGGATACACCTTACCGGACACGCCGCGCGAGCAGGCGCTGCAAAAAGGGGAAGCGCTGGCCGCCCATTTCGGGCTGGAAAATGCGACCGCCGGGCAGCTGCGCGCCATTCCGCCCGAGGCGTTCTGGCCGCTCACCGCGCCGCTGAACGTCGCTCCGGCGCCTATCGCAGGAGACTGTGTTCTGCCGGAAGCCATGCTTGACGTCTTTTTCGCCGCGCGTCAGCATCCGGTGCCGGTGATGATTGGCTCCAACAGCGATGAAGCCAGCGTGATGGCGGTGTTTGGCATCGATCTCGCCGGACAAATTCAGAAGCTTCGCAGGGAGCGCCGCTTCGGGCTGGGGCTGATTAAGCTGCTCTACCCGGGCGTGAAGGGCGATGAAGAGCTGGGCAGGCAGGTGTGTCGCGACATGGCGTTTACCACGATGGGCTACGTGGTGATGCAGGCCCAGCAGCGCGTCGGCGGATTGTGCTGGCGTTACTGGTTTGACTATGTCGCAGAGGCTGAACATGCCACGTACATCAACGGTGCCTGGCACGGCAACGAAGTTCCCTACGTCTTCGATACGCTCGGTCAGGTGGAGCCTTCACGTCAGTACGTCAATGAGCGAGATCTGCAGTTTGCTGCCCAGGTGGCGGATTACTGGGTGAGCTTTGCGCGTGACGCGGGTCGTCGCGACATCCTGCCCGGGCCGACGCACTGGCCCGCGTGCCGTAAAGGGCGGGACGTTCTGTTACGCATTGGTGTGAATAAACATGCAGCTTTCAGGCTTGAAAACCGCTTTATGCGCGCCCGCATGAGCCTCTTCAAACGGGTGATGAAGCACCACGTCAGCCTCGATTAA
- a CDS encoding VOC family protein, whose translation MANTITADDIREHFSQAMSAMYQQEVPQYGTLLELVADVNLAVLENNPLLHEQLANADELARLNVERHGAIRVGTAQELSTLRRMFAIMGMYPVSYYDLSQAGVPVHSTAFRPIEDAALCRNPFRIFTSLLRLELIENVALRERAAEILSHRNIFTPRCLELIDLHESEGQFTDAQAHKFVQEALETFRWHRHATVDQETYLALHNEHRLIADVVCFPGCHINHLTPRTLDIDRVQELMPKYGIEPKILIEGPPRREVPVLLRQTSFKALEEPVLFAGEHKGTHTARFGEIEQRGVALTPKGRELYDSLLAQAGTGKDNLTHQLHLREIFSAFPDSEMLMRRQELAYFRYRLTPAGDAHRHAFRPGDDPQPLIERGWVVAQPITYEDFLPVSAAGIFQSNLGNETQARSHGNASRDAFEDALGCPVYDEFTLYQEAETRSKQRCGLL comes from the coding sequence ATGGCGAACACCATCACGGCTGATGACATTCGGGAACACTTTTCGCAGGCTATGTCGGCGATGTACCAGCAGGAAGTTCCGCAGTACGGCACCTTGCTTGAACTGGTTGCGGACGTAAACCTGGCGGTTCTGGAAAATAATCCACTATTACATGAACAACTGGCTAACGCCGATGAGCTTGCGCGCCTGAACGTGGAGCGTCACGGGGCGATCCGCGTGGGCACGGCACAGGAACTTTCAACCCTGCGCCGTATGTTTGCCATTATGGGTATGTACCCGGTCAGCTATTACGATCTCTCTCAGGCGGGGGTGCCCGTCCACTCAACGGCGTTTCGTCCGATAGAGGATGCGGCGCTGTGCCGAAATCCGTTTCGTATTTTTACCTCGCTGCTGCGTCTTGAGCTGATTGAAAACGTCGCGCTGCGCGAGCGGGCCGCGGAGATCCTGTCTCACCGCAACATCTTCACCCCGCGCTGCCTGGAACTGATCGACCTCCACGAGTCGGAAGGGCAGTTTACTGACGCACAGGCGCACAAATTTGTGCAGGAAGCGTTAGAAACCTTCCGCTGGCACCGCCATGCGACGGTCGATCAGGAAACCTATCTGGCGCTGCACAACGAGCACCGTCTGATTGCCGACGTGGTCTGCTTCCCGGGCTGCCACATTAACCACCTCACGCCGCGCACGCTGGACATTGACCGGGTGCAGGAGCTGATGCCGAAGTACGGCATCGAGCCAAAAATTCTGATCGAAGGTCCGCCGCGTCGCGAGGTGCCCGTCTTATTGCGTCAAACCAGCTTCAAGGCGCTGGAAGAGCCGGTGCTGTTTGCCGGTGAACATAAAGGCACCCACACCGCGCGCTTCGGTGAGATTGAACAGCGCGGCGTGGCGCTGACCCCGAAAGGCCGTGAACTGTACGATAGCCTCCTCGCCCAGGCCGGTACCGGTAAAGATAACCTGACCCATCAGCTGCATCTGCGGGAGATCTTTAGCGCCTTCCCGGACAGCGAAATGCTCATGCGCCGTCAGGAGCTGGCTTATTTCCGCTACCGCCTGACGCCAGCCGGGGATGCGCATCGTCATGCGTTTCGTCCCGGAGACGATCCGCAGCCGCTGATCGAGCGCGGATGGGTGGTTGCCCAGCCGATCACCTACGAAGATTTCCTCCCGGTCAGCGCCGCGGGGATTTTCCAGTCCAACCTCGGGAACGAAACCCAGGCCCGCAGCCACGGTAACGCCAGCCGCGATGCGTTTGAAGACGCGCTGGGATGCCCGGTGTATGACGAGTTTACGCTCTACCAGGAGGCTGAAACGCGCAGTAAACAGCGTTGCGGTTTGCTCTGA